From a single Macrobrachium rosenbergii isolate ZJJX-2024 chromosome 9, ASM4041242v1, whole genome shotgun sequence genomic region:
- the LOC136841457 gene encoding serine protease 44-like, which translates to MCSRWIILVAFITLKGGDRVLCQGVNFSNVQAFLNQFCLPGSSNLGCTNSSVVPQGGPTPSQPLSPTVAPFPSSTASPPAPSSPSGCFANEKRCPQLRSRCVPAEIDCNVVNSGVTCRIPEDFGVKTQVLICGDDTPLGVRCGIGTTVPVLTVLLVQCQGSSQDSLKPVTSLDVLLGPGGDGGAGIYQCSPTGAWEPRLGSAFLNSLRVSCRNAGCGRLPQPSQDMPIFRRWSWVRGIYKKGQIHCTGTLVSRNCLITAAHCVTRSPVGNEPDDQLEDYMIELPGPDFNNPSIKTRPERIHIHPRYRYNNGVHEHDLAIITFDFHQPYELPAVCITDRPYAPGQGKEHVVFNLDPNPLFSGLQNPGPHWKYLEASWDKSCITTRASSSSGCSNNLPVRSSQFCASHLGSSLSKGSSGGPYLAEVGNQVEEVWVLVGVLSLTSQTTDGASCVQEHSVYGQVSDDSRWIKDCVFDRRCAF; encoded by the exons ATGTGTTCCAGATGGATTATACTTGTTGCGTTCATCACGCTAAAAG GTGGCGATCGTGTGTTATGCCAGGGGGTGAATTTCTCAAACGTCCAGGCTTTCCTGAACCAGTTCTGTCTTCCTGGATCAAGCAACCTGGGCTGTACG aatAGCTCTGTGGTTCCCCAAGGAGGTCCAACCCCTTCACAGCCCCTCTCGCCTACGGTAGCCCCGTTCCCCTCGTCCACAGCGTCGCCGCCTGCTCCTTCGTCTCCGTCAGGATGCTTCGCCAACGAGAAGCGATGTCCTCAGCTCCGGAGCCGATGCGTTCCCGCGGAGATCGACTGCAACGTCGTCA ATTCAGGCGTGACGTGCAGGATTCCTGAAGATTTTGGGGTGAAGACCCAGGTACTGATATGCGGAGATGATACACCGTTAGGGGTGAG ATGTGGAATTGGCACAACCGTGCCAGTTTTGACTGTGCTTTTAGTGCAGTGCCAAGGCAGTAGTCAGGATAGCCTGAAGCCCGTG ACCTCCTTGGATGTGCTCCTCGGGCCTGGGGGAGACGGGGGCGCTGGGATCTACCAATGTTCGCCTACAGGAGCCTGGGAACCCAGGCTTGGGTCCGCCTTCTTGAATAGCCTAAGGGTGTCCTGCAGGAACGCTG GATGTGGTAGATTACCCCAGCCCTCTCAGGACATGCCCATCTTCAGGAGGTGGTCGTGGGTCAGGGGCATCTACAAGAAGGGCCAAATTCACTGCACGGGCACCTTGGTGTCGAGGAACTGCCTGATCACTGCTGCCCACTGCGTCACTCG ATCTCCCGTAGGAAATGAACCGGACGATCAGCTGGAGGACTACATGATCGAACTCCCCGGGCCGGACTTCAATAATCCTTCTATTAAAACCAGA cctGAAAGGATCCACATACACCCGAGGTATCGCTATAACAACGGCGTGCACGAACATGACCTCGCTATTATCACATTCGATTTCCATCAGCCGTACGAACTGCCCGCAGTCTGCATTACCGACCGCCCCTACGCCCCTGGGCAGGGCAAGGAGCACGTG GTGTTCAACCTGGACCCAAATCCGTTGTTCAGCGGACTGCAGAATCCAGGCCCTCACTGGAAGTACCTGGAAGCCAGCTGGGATAAGTCCTGCATCACCACTAGGGCCTCTTCGTCCAGCGGGTGTTCCAATAATCTACCAGTTCGCAGTTCACAGTTCTGCGCATCTCATTTAG GTTCCTCCTTATCCAAGGGCTCCTCGGGAGGTCCCTACTTAGCAGAGGTAGGCAACCAGGTGGAGGAAGTGTGGGTGCTCGTGGGAGTCCTGTCTCTGACGTCACAGACTACCGACGGCGCCAGCTGCGTCCAAGAGCATTCTGTCTATGGACAGGTGTCAGATGACTCCAGGTGGATCAAGGACTGCGTCTTCGACCGCAGATGCGcgttttga